GAGGAGGTTAAGATGTACAGGATCAAGGTGCTCACTATTACCAGCAGCCCCAACCACAGCTAGCTATTGGTAATGGTGTAGGTGCTCACCCTCAAGAGCTtctgcagcagcatcagctTCATGGATTGCAGCAGAACACAGTAGGTGATCTTCCTGAAGAgcttctgcagcagcagaacgGTGTAGATGTTCGCCCTCGAGAGCttctgcagcagcaacagcagcccGATGGACAGCAGCAGAATGATTTAGGTGCTTACTTTCGAGGAATTTTGCAGTAGCAGCAACGGCAGCAGAAGACACCTCAACAGATACCGCAAGGTATGAATAGTCGTAACAGAAGACGTCTGCAGCATCAGAGTCTAGGAGCTCGCCTTAGAGTACATCATCAGCAGCTTCAAGCACCATAGCAGCACCAAGCACCACATCAACCACAAGCACTACAGCAACCACTAGCAccacagcagcaacaacaggcAGCTGGAGGTATTTTttcctttattattttctaataatttaatatttggtctgttttattattaataattatgaaaTGTTGTTTTGCAGGACCTGATAGAGGGAACCGTAGGGGCAGACGAAACTTGAGGAGAACAAATCCCTACGAACAAGCCATTGATAACCTCACTTCATTTATTTCAAAAGAGCTGAACTCGCACCTGAACAATGTAAGAAAAGAACTTCGTGAGAGACGAGAACAGGACGAAGGCGACAATGCGCCAGCagtataatttaaatttatttaatatttattttaaatctttatATATAGTTTTGTGATCTCTGCTTGTGTTAGCTAAAATTGTAGCTGCCACCACCGAGATACTGTTAAGTCTCCTCTGACCATTAATTGTTCTAATGTTCTGATTGTGAGCTAAAGTTGTTGTCTCACAAAAAATGTCTGCGCAATTATTCTAGCTTCGCCAGTACGATTACGTGAAATAAACTAAACTATTCCTTCAAATTCTCCTCCTTATGAAATAGTAAATAACGCATCATTATAGGCATAAatcaataattacattttttcaaacaaatatGTAAGcaaaaataacgataatttaCCTTTTATAACTGGTTCTGAAATTGTTGAACTTTCTTCATGTGGGATCATTGCCatagttttagaaatatcgTCTGAAAGCATTTTATccacattttttaattatctaGGTTTGAGAATATTAAACTTGGTGAAGTCATGATGAGCTAGATTTTCCTACATTTTTTTGAGATGTGGGAAATTGCCTAGTGATATCTGTTGTTCGCATTGAATTTGATCATAAATCTGTCCCAAATTTTTGATCAGCTCTTTCTTCTTACTATCTTTACCAAATCCAAAGGGCATATCTTTACGTAATGCACTAATAATATCATCATATTTTGCAGTCCAGACATTCCacctagaaaaaataataagtagtttcgtaaaaataattaGGTTCACACTGGTCTCTGCCAACACATATGTAAACTGATTCCCACACTTGGTTTTTCAGTTCAAATCTGTGAATGTCGTATGTGTATTCCAAATAAGTTGTGCCACCAACAGTATATAAATAATGCCTATGACAGATCACAGCCTGTCCATATTGCGGAATTGGCAGCTCACCGGTTACAGGAATAATATGCATCTCACTGTCCTTCACATTGCATGTGTACACATTGTTATTGCAGTTTTCACCAAAGGGAACCCCAGTACCACCGTGAACGAGTAGGTTTTCCTCTCTGAGTACAACTGCATTCGATGCCAGCTTGTTGGGCATCATCTACTGGCAGGGTAGTCAGCTCCAGCCTTTGGTGTAAAAGTTGTACTTCCCAAGCTCTTTGAAGATCGGTCTGCTGTCTTGCCAGCTATGGTTGTTCCACATGTCTGGGTCATTACGGAATGAGTATCTTTAGCTGTTCCTTGAACTCGCTCTCGATATCGAACAGCCTTCCGTCAAAGTTGGGATTGGTGACTATTCTCAAGCGCAGATGCGGCATGAGGAAGCACGAGATGTTGGAGAAGCACGAGGCTATGTGTTTCCTCAGACTCTGCAATTCCGGATGCTGCATGTCCGAGATCTCGAGCGCCTCTTCAAGATCTTGTGGCCAccttcgagaaaaaaaactcaaGCACTCGTGCTCCGCGCAGAGTATTTACTCGCATCATCTGATCAATTAACCTAACCTGATAAGACATGTCGCGGCCGTTCAAACTTATTACCGTTGGGTGTACAGCGATCAAGCTTTTTTACATCTATAATAATCAAATATAATATCTACtacgttgttgttgttgtaataattaaaataatctaTGTATACCTATGACAcactaaaagtaaaataagGGAATTGGAGgcgaaaaatttattttttcgcaaaattaattttcaaacttgattattttacaaacgagcaattttcttaacaaaatataatGGTAATTAGAAAGATCTTatgaaaatctttgaaattATAGACTAATACATAAACATCAACAACAGatcgaataaaatatatacagaaTTCGTAAAACGTAAATAGGTTATATAGcaaattaaaagtataatgGGTCGCGGCGCGGTCCCGACTGCACAGTGTATAAAAGTTAAACTTGTCAACGGGGCGCTACCACGCCACTTGATCTTTCTACGTGTATTAACAAAAATCTTAAGTCCTTATACAAATATCTAAGTTATAATAACGTTATAATTTCTATagttctaataaataaaacacaaTATGTGAATTGAAAACAGCGAACATTAGTCCAAAAAAAACTGCAATCTAACTTTTCGAAATCAAAGTCCTACACTTAATTGAGAAAATATAGTCATAGTAGCATAGCCTACACGCAAAAATACactaaatttcaaaaatacaaagttctaactataaaaatacaccTACAGTGTCAACTTTAAGAAATCACACACGcaagttaaaaaattcaccAGTTTCgaagtgaaatttttttagaaaatccTGGAAGTAAAACCAAGTTAATACAATCGCTCCACGTGTATTAACAAACATTTTAACCCCGTATACATTTTTCTAGGTGCTATGGTTTTCAAATGAGAGCGAAGTTAGGATTTGAAAACAGCAGATAGTGAACAAAAACTGTGTTCAACTCCTAAAAATCGAAATCCGACACATAATGTattgagaaaaaatgattataaaaccaTATTCTACATACTAAAATACACTAAATTGCAGAAATGCAATGCCCTAGCCCTACAAACAGACCCACAGtggtgattaaaaaaaaaaatgcactcGCAACCCCAGAAAATAAACAAGATTCCGGTGTGAAAATTTTCTAGAGATGCTTAGAAGTAAAACCAAGTTAATACCATCTATATGtattaacaaatattttgagCCCTCGTACAAATTTCTAAGGACTATAGCTTTTAAATGAGAAGGAAAACAAGATTTAAAAACAGCATATATTGAGCAAAATGCGTGCTCCTACTTTTAAAATCGAAATCCAACACACATTGTATTGAGAAAAAGCAATTATCATAGCATATTCTGCATACAAAAACACACCGAATTACAAAAATGCAATACTCTAGCCCCACAAACAGCTTCACAGTGATGATTTTAAGAAAACTCACACGTAACCTCACAAGATAAACAAAGTTTCGTAATAAGAAATTCCCACAGATGCTTGGAAGGGGAATTGAGTTAACACAATCCTCCTACACACATTAACAGATATTTCAAGCCTTAAATAAAACTCCagcaattaattattattttttaataataattggtCACAAAGGGGTTACGAGTTTTATGCAACTTTCTCGACAGCAAGTAACAAAACCCACAAATAAGACTCAATTAGGGTGCAGTAAGTAGGGAGATAACTAATTATGGCAAGTTTCGGGATGATTAAAGCAGTattctaataattatattaacagtAACCGAGCCAAGTGATAGTGGAATACCACTCGCGACACAGATCGTATTAGAAGTCTGCGCAGCGCATGCGCGCACAGGCGCACGAGTGTAAAATCGGGCGcgcgaatatttaaaatatacagcCTCGTAAAACAAACCACACAATAAATAACGCAGATAAACTTCGGCCTTACATACTTATTAAACATATTgactgatatatatatatatatatatatatatatatatatatatatatatatatatatatatatacaggcaCCATAGCTGCACTTCTGATTTCTGAACTACTTATAACACTGCTGCATCGCGTCATTGTTGTCGCTTTGCACTACGCACTCTTATAATATCGCCGAAAAGTTGAACCGAGCAACACATTGCGGTTAGCAGAGGCCGGGAGGCTGTTTCGAAACGTCAAAACAAACACGGCAGACGGCTGCGTGGACATCAGCCAGTCGCCAGATCGATGCGCACAATATATGCGCAGTAGTTAAGCTTGTTTCGATAGAGCCAACAAACTGTTGTacgactttttttcaaatgataATATGACCAATACTTTTTCTGTTCAAATTGCGCAAAACCGAGACATAGTTGCTGTTTGGTAATAAATCTATCTTTGTGCAAAATTCATGTCTTTAGGAGCGGAATGCAATCtaatataattcaaatttttaaaagttctttaagaagataattattttataaaaaaaaaatttgtttaggAAATAATCAtggttttttattatattcataatATATGATCTCATTAAGATAAAAGAATGCATATTAAAGTcgtaaatttatatttcagAATAAACAATACTGAAAATCATGGGTTAAATACTAGAAGAACTAGAAAAATGAAATCTATGCATGgccatatattatataccaaCACTTCTTTTAATTGTAAACGAAAGAGATAAAAAACAATGATCTtttattggttttttttttgtaataaataggTAACAGTGCGAATGTAAAACACAAACGTTAAATATAAAGCGAGCGCGAAGCGCAAGCATCGGCGGTCGTGCTTTGCATCGCAAAGCGAGTATGCATCAATTTTGAACCTCAAAATGTAAAACTTCTTGATAATACAATACTAGCAATGGTTACTTCGTTCGCTGATGCTTGCTCGGTTGTATTTCGATAGtaactatatattttatttataaaattaaaatgtcttttttattggtataggtatatattaCACCGTAAGGCCGcgcgtggcgcgctagttTATTGATATGATTGATGAtcagtatttcaatttttattcaaatataatttgacaatttaagatataacaaattttatattaaaaggcagacaaaaaatgcatttctgcccgttttttgaaaaattgattaaaatatgtatgtctgtttttttttcatgtggcgtaggcagtgcaagctctgcacaagtggccctccgacaccggatcccaacaggtactatcgttgaaaAATACTTTCGTGGGGCTCtttaactagccttttttggcttattctttgaagtttgacatttctaTACATTCTTCATCCATTAAGGggattaggggttcaggatcaaacttgtcttcttcattctgcatcgtcctgcgGTCTTTtttattctgcatcgtccagccgtctgcttcctgcagcatcgtctggtcgtctacttcgagcagTATCGACCggtcatcctctggacagactcaaccctgacacctacgttcctctgcataaGGTGAGGGAGTCTGGactcaactcagttacctacgttcctctgcatcagtccaAGAAGCGTTTTGTATGTAATACCTAGTGGCCTTTAAATAGCgacagttttactcagctgtttcgccttgtcctttccttctattctcttcgtaaTTTCTAACCTTTTTAAGaatggtccttacgtagttgttaactgcgcaccagccatccttcgacgctagcatagctgtcatcattgtcACTCGAGTCACTAGAGttcttctcgttccatttTGTATCGCAAACAGTCACAGAAGACATGCTCCGCTTCTTCATTTTcttccaaacatactgggTAATTTGGATTGtcctctatcttgaagcgATGTAGGTATgctcgaaagcacccatgtccACTCAtaaactgcgtaaggtagaAATTCACTTTTccgtgtcgtctattggtccagccaacaatacGTGGTATGAGGCGGTGCGTCCATCGCTCCTTTCCACTGGAGTCCTATCAtctttgccactcagctagggtttgtttcttcgcggatttccaaacttccttttgagtattgtcaccacgccggttttcttcgtatatattcttttgatttgttgctagaaggtcaataggcggcatacttgagataacgcacactgcatcttctgactgcggtgtcgactactaagcttACGGCGTCAAGAGTGGAGCGTTTTTTCCTGAAGCCGTATTGATATTCCGCTGGTCAACCtggttttttaataaattggTCAATTATAACGCTGATTATGCTCTCTAAAATCTTGCTCGGGGTGTCtagcatgcagagtggtccGTACGAGGCAGCTTCTCCTGGTGGCTTATCTCTATTTGGTAGTAGAACCAGGCGTTGCTTCTTCTAGTTCTTAGGAAACGTCCCTTGTTCGAGACATGAATTGTACAGGTCCACAAAGACATCAGAGCGTGTATAGCttatttcaatgcaatattgggtatgccatCAAGGCCTGGAGCCTTGTTCTCATTTATTTCGTCATTTGCATTTACTTCAGGGATAGCTCTTACTTCCAGTTGAAGGGGAAACAGTGTGGTCACAATACGGTCCAGCAATTCCGGGCTCTTAGGAGGCGGAATATAACCTCCTTTTATCTTCTTCATGGTACTGTCGCTCTTAGGGCTACAGCtcaacctcgtcctgtaactTTTAAAGGTACtgtcgtttattttcttggatttttttcttgagtatCCGTTTTGCATGCTTCATTTCTTTATTCAGGGCGTCTATTTTTTCTCTACCTCGAtcagtcttgtagtatttcttcTGAGCCCGCTTTTCCCGTCTTCTGGATCGATGACATTCGCTGCGGGTAGCGTCAATTTGCATGCTTTTCTTGGCATCGTTGCTTCGCAGGCTCGGGTAATATTTCCTATTACCTGCTTGACCTTGTATTTCGCAGATCCAAACAGCTATATTTCTTCTAGAGCCAGCAGGAATGtttccttatcataatccttcgttttccaaccgACTTTTTTTGTCGTTGCCCTCCTGTTGGATCTCTGTTTTGATATtgcaatctgcgtgtcaccGTACGTCTTTCGCAGAGATCTTATCGTAGAGTCTTCTATGATATTCTCTCCGCCAATTTCCTTCTGTATTGCTTCTAGTACCTCCTCTTTTGAGGTAAGCATATCCAGATCTCTTACTTTAATGGTTTCTTCTTGCTGGAGTACTTTTATTGTGGCGCCTTCTACTAGTACCGCTTTAACTGCCTCTTGGAATTTCGAGCTTTTTACTTCTCTTGTGCGTTTAAGGTGGATCTCCAGTGATTTGTGacgaaaaaatcgaaattttttttttgctctaaAAGTTAGTTTAAACCCTAATTAATAACGTACAAGTTTTCCGCATACCCATGTATGTTCTACGCTTTCCTCTTTTTCCTTGCAGACCCTACATTTACTATCCTTAAACCCCTTTTCTTTTCCCCTCCCCACACTCCCACATCTTAACCTTGCCCATTGTTCTTTTGTGTCCCCGTTCCATTTTTTAACTCCCCAATATTCCTCCTCTCCTAGCTTTTCCTTACATTCCTTGTAATTCCTACAGAAATTTGACTTTTCTATTTTACTCCAGTTCCTCTGTATTTCCTGTTCTACCTTGACTTTTCTCCCTTCTTCTAATTTACTTCTTATATCTTCAATTTCCCTCCCTTCTCGAAACCAGTCTAAGCTCTCTCCATCTCCCACCTCCTTAAATGCCTTTTCCAATTTCCTTCCCCATTCCGACGGATATCCATTTTTCAAATTCCATAATTCCTCTAACAAGCATATTTTTGGCCACCTTCTCTCttccatttttattatttctatcAAATAATTCCCTGCTCTTTTTCTCGATTTTATTTCTAAGCTAATTCTACCTGCCTCCATTTTCCAGATATAGTCCTGCATCCCATTACTATTCTCTAACCTCTTCCATTTCCtagttttttcctcctctttttttgtttccctcaatatattgagtttgcttttttcctctttcatCATCTCTCTATCTTTATGCTCCCTAGTTTTAACCCACTTTTTTAATGCCCTCCAtgcttttcttttctgttCAAATACTTCTATATCTTCCCCCTTTCCTATTTCTCCCCCCTGATTTCTTGAAAGTTTTAATTCCTTACTCACATCCTTAATAGCTTCTAAGAGTCTCTCCCATCTATCTTGAAACCCTCCTACTTCTTTGTCAATCTCAATTAAAATCTCCTGTTATAATGATCTGTTCTCCTTTCTCTAACATTCCTTCTGTTATCTCTTTCAACTCTTTCAGAGCCGCATCTATTTCTCTATTTATGTACACTACTATCACATTTAGTTTTCGCTCTTCTTCTAAATCGATTCCtcttataattatttgataCCCCCAATCCTCCATGCTATCcgtttttatattattcttaACTCCTGCTAACACTCCCCCCATTCTCTCCCTTTCTTGTTCAGTCTTATAGCTGCTTTGGCTTTCCACTTGTAGTTTTTCCCTAATCTATTAATCCAatccctctctctatctttttctAGCCACGTTTCTTGCAACGCTACTATCTCAAATTTCTCTAGGTACTCTTTGGCCTCCCTCGCCTTACTAATTCTCGCTACATTCCATGACACTATTTTTATcccctcctccttctctcccTTATTTCCGAAATTTCCGAAACCCCCCTTCCCCTGCTTCTTCTATCCTACCCTTCTTCTCGCTCCATTCATACCAACAcccatttacttttattttctgatATCCTATCTGCGTTTCTAGCCCTCTTCCCCTTTCCTCTTCTGCAATCATTTTTAGCCAATTTTGTATCTCCTTTTCTCTTTCCGTTAGATCATCTTCTATCCACACATTCATCCCTTTTAACATGCCCCTCTTTTTCATCacttctattttattttccatagACTCTAACTCTACTATTAATCCACCCCCTATCGCTCTCACTTTCTTTATATAAATAGCCTCAtctagtttttcttttataattccCTTAATTTCCTCTTTTATTCTAGCCCCTACCGTTCTTACTCCcctaataaatatatttttctttctgttttttctctctaccaTTTCCCATTCTAATTCTTCTTCCCCTAACTTCTCTGGCATAACCTTCAAATAATCCCTTTTTATATTTCCTAGACCTCCTcccttattattattattattctcttcCTCGCTGTTTTCAATATCTAACTCGCCCTCTTCCTTTTCGCCTGCTCCGTCCTCGCGCACCGACTCTTTTTcctcattattattattgttattttcgaCATTCTGTTCTTTTCCCAATGTGTCCCTCCCTTTTTCTAACAACTCTTCTATCACTAATTCAAGCTCGTTCATTCTGTTTTTATCcattattctttcttttttaaccAGCTCTATATCTCTTCTCAAACCCTCATTGATTATTCTCTCTAGCCTTACTTTTTCCCTCATCTCGTTCATCTCCTTCTCTAATGATATTTTCTCCCTATCTATCCTATCTATCTTATTTTCCAGGTCCTTAATTAACTTACGTACTACCGCTAGTTCTTCCGTTGTCGACTCTGCTCCCGTTCCCGTGGCGTCCTCTGTTGATACCTTTCCCgcatcttctctctttttgtcCCCTGCTGGTATCTCTGCCTCTGTTGGTACTGTCGTCTCCTTCCCCTCCACTGTCGCCGTTGTTCCCGCTGCCGTTGTCCCTGTTTCCGATTCCCCTGCTGTTTTTGTCCTTTCCGATAACTCCTCGACTacctcgtcttcttcctcaTTCTTCTCCTTCCTCCCCCGGTTTCTTTCATCATCCACTTTCCCTTCTTCGTGTATCTTGCCAGAATCGCCTTCTTTTCCGTTTACCGGTGAGTGCTCTATTCTTCTCCTCGTGCCGAATGCTGCTTGAAATCCGCAGTTGCAGTTTTCTAAGTAGCTTCTCATCTGCCCTGCCTgttcttttgctttttcttttttcctcggcCTTCCTCTCGGTCTTTtgattttttccttcttctctcCTATCTTACTTTCTGGGCTCTTTGTTTCTCCCGCATCCGCCATTTTTGTGGCGTTCTTAACCTCTTCCTTCctgacttttttcttttcatttttcctaACACCaatcttctttcttttttccgccTTCACTTTCCCTCGCTTTTTACTTAATTCTCTCACTTTTCCTGACTAACTCTCCTTCTTTAATCGTCTATTTCTTTTGCAAAATCGCATTTTTAGCTGGAGCTTCTTAACTCGCGTCCTCTCTCAGCGAGCGCTCCCTAACCTCTACTATactaataattaataatataataaaatatctgtatAATCTAAATCATATTATTGgtcttaataattttaatttgacaAATTAAGGTTATTTTTTAACTAATCTTTTAATTCGATTGGTATCTTAAAGGTaagaattgattttttaaatcaaaatatagtataagtaacaaatacttcaattgaatttatttatttttaattcaattaataaatacatctATTTTAGTAGATTCTAAAACAATAGGTATAATAAACCTATGGTTTACTCCACAGATTTCTGAACATTGGCCGAAAAATACACCTGGTCGTTTTATTATACATCTAATTTGATTAATACGACCAGGAACAGCGTCTACTTTTACTCCTAAAGAAGGAATCGTAAATGAGTGAATTACATCTGaaga
This portion of the Nasonia vitripennis strain AsymCx chromosome 3 unlocalized genomic scaffold, Nvit_psr_1.1 chr3_random0008, whole genome shotgun sequence genome encodes:
- the LOC116416838 gene encoding protein bfr2-like, whose protein sequence is MADAGETKSPESKIGEKKEKIKRPRGRPRKKEKAKEQAGQMRSYLENCNCGFQAAFGTRRRIEHSPVNGKEGDSGKIHEEGKVDDERNRGRKEKNEEEDEVVEELSERTKTAGESETGTTAAGTTATVEGKETTVPTEAEIPAGDKKREDAGKVSTEDATGTGAESTTEELAVVRKLIKDLENKIDRIDREKISLEKEMNEMREKVRLERIINEGLRRDIELVKKERIMDKNRMNELELVIEELLEKGRDTLGKEQNVENNNNNNEEKESVREDGAGEKEEGELDIENSEEENNNNNKGGGLGNIKRDYLKVMPEKLGEEELEWEMVERKNRKKNIFIRGVRTVGARIKEEIKGIIKEKLDEAIYIKKVRAIGGGLIVELESMENKIEVMKKRGMLKGMNVWIEDDLTEREKEIQNWLKMIAEEERGRGLETQIGYQKIKVNGCWYEWSEKKGRIEEAGEGGFRKFRK